In one window of Mauremys reevesii isolate NIE-2019 linkage group 22, ASM1616193v1, whole genome shotgun sequence DNA:
- the U2AF2 gene encoding splicing factor U2AF 65 kDa subunit isoform X2: MSDFDEFERQLNENKQERDKENRHRKRSHSRSRSRERKRRSRSRERRNRDQRSVSRDRRRRRKNQELTTTTTTQVCVGRSPLNLAGPLSRSPRHEKKKKIRKYWDVPPPGFEHITPMQYKAMQAAGQIPATALLPTMTPDGLAVTPTPVPVVGSQMTRQARRLYVGNIPFGITEEAMMDFFNAQMRLGGLTQAPGNPVLAVQINQDKNFAFLEFRSVDETTQAMAFDGIIFQGQSLKIRRPHDYQPLPGMSENPSVYVPGVVSTVVPDSAHKLFIGGLPNYLNDDQVKELLTSFGPLKAFNLVKDSATGLSKGYAFCEYVDINVTDQAIAGLNGMQLGDKKLLVQRASVGAKNATLSTINQTPVTLQVPGLMSSQVQMGGHPTEVLCLMNMVLPEELLDDEEYEEIVEDVRDECSKYGVVKSIEIPRPVDGVEVPGCGKIFVEFTSVFDCQKAMQGLTGRKFANRVVVTKYCDPDSYHRRDFW, translated from the exons ATGTCCGACTTCGACGAGTTCGAGCGGCAGCTCAACGAGAACAAgcaag AGCGCGACAAGGAGAACCGTCACCGGAAGCGCAGCCATAGCCGCTCGCGGAGCCGCGAACGGAAACGCCGCAGCCGCAGCCGGGAGAGGCGCAACAGAGACCAGCGCAGTGTCTCGCGGGACCGCAGGCGACGCAG gaagaaCCAAgaattaacaacaacaacaacaacacaagtatgtgttgggag GTCACCCCTAAATCTCGCTGGTCCCTTGAG CCGCTCCCCCCGCcatgagaagaagaagaagatccGCAAGTACTGGGACGTGCCCCCGCCTGGGTTTGAGCACATCACCCCCATGCAGTACAAAGCCATGCAAG CCGCGGGTCAGATTCCAGCCACAGCTCTCCTCCCAACCATGACCCCTGACGGATTGGCCGTGACCCCCACCCCGGTCCCGGTGGTTGGCAGCCAGATGACCCGACAGGCCCGCCGCCTCTACGTTGGAAATATCCCCTTCGGCATCACTGAG GAGGCCATGATGGATTTCTTTAACGCTCAGATGCGTCTTGGAGGGCTGACCCAGGCCCCTGGCAACCCTGTCTTGGCTGTGCAGATCAATCAGGACAAGAACTTTGCTTTCCTGGAG TTCCGCTCTGTGGACGAGACCACCCAGGCCATGGCATTCGACGGCATCATCTTCCAGGGGCAGTCGCTGAAGATCCGCCGCCCCCATGATTATCAGCCGCTGCCCGGCATGTCTGAGAACCCATCTGTCTACGTGCCAG GCGTGGTGTCCACCGTGGTCCCGGACTCAGCTCACAAGCTCTTCATTGGGGGTTTGCCCAACTACCTGAACGACGATCAG GTGAAGGAGCTGCTGACTTCTTTTGGGCCCCTGAAGGCCTTCAACCTGGTGAAGGACAGCGCCACCGGGCTGTCCAAGGGTTACGCCTTCTGCGAGTACGTGGACATCAACGTCACAGACCAG GCCATCGCCGGGCTGAACGGCATGCAACTGGGCGACAAGAAACTGCTGGTGCAGAGAGCCAGCGTCGGAGCCAAGAACGCCACGCTG AGCACGATAAACCAGACCCCGGTGACGCTGCAGGTGCCCGGGCTGATGAGCTCGCAGGTGCAGATGGGCGGGCACCCCACCGAGGTGCTGTGCCTCATGAACATGGTGCTGCCCGAGGAGCTGCTCGACGACGAGGAGTATGAGGAGATTGTGGAGGACGTGCGGGACGAGTGCAGCAAGTACGGGGTGGTCAAATCCATCGAGATCCCCCGGCCTGTTGACGGCGTCGAGGTGCCTGGCTGCGGCAAG atCTTCGTGGAATTCACCTCGGTCTTCGACTGCCAGAAGGCCATGCAGGGCCTCACCGGCCGCAAGTTCGCCAACAGAGTGGTGGTGACCAAGTACTGCGACCCCGACTCCTACCACCGCCGCGACTTCTGGTag
- the U2AF2 gene encoding splicing factor U2AF 65 kDa subunit isoform X1 — translation MSDFDEFERQLNENKQERDKENRHRKRSHSRSRSRERKRRSRSRERRNRDQRSVSRDRRRRRKNQELTTTTTTQVCVGRSPLNLAGPLSRSPRHEKKKKIRKYWDVPPPGFEHITPMQYKAMQAAGQIPATALLPTMTPDGLAVTPTPVPVVGSQMTRQARRLYVGNIPFGITEEAMMDFFNAQMRLGGLTQAPGNPVLAVQINQDKNFAFLEFRSVDETTQAMAFDGIIFQGQSLKIRRPHDYQPLPGMSENPSVYVPGVVSTVVPDSAHKLFIGGLPNYLNDDQVKELLTSFGPLKAFNLVKDSATGLSKGYAFCEYVDINVTDQISKAIAGLNGMQLGDKKLLVQRASVGAKNATLSTINQTPVTLQVPGLMSSQVQMGGHPTEVLCLMNMVLPEELLDDEEYEEIVEDVRDECSKYGVVKSIEIPRPVDGVEVPGCGKIFVEFTSVFDCQKAMQGLTGRKFANRVVVTKYCDPDSYHRRDFW, via the exons ATGTCCGACTTCGACGAGTTCGAGCGGCAGCTCAACGAGAACAAgcaag AGCGCGACAAGGAGAACCGTCACCGGAAGCGCAGCCATAGCCGCTCGCGGAGCCGCGAACGGAAACGCCGCAGCCGCAGCCGGGAGAGGCGCAACAGAGACCAGCGCAGTGTCTCGCGGGACCGCAGGCGACGCAG gaagaaCCAAgaattaacaacaacaacaacaacacaagtatgtgttgggag GTCACCCCTAAATCTCGCTGGTCCCTTGAG CCGCTCCCCCCGCcatgagaagaagaagaagatccGCAAGTACTGGGACGTGCCCCCGCCTGGGTTTGAGCACATCACCCCCATGCAGTACAAAGCCATGCAAG CCGCGGGTCAGATTCCAGCCACAGCTCTCCTCCCAACCATGACCCCTGACGGATTGGCCGTGACCCCCACCCCGGTCCCGGTGGTTGGCAGCCAGATGACCCGACAGGCCCGCCGCCTCTACGTTGGAAATATCCCCTTCGGCATCACTGAG GAGGCCATGATGGATTTCTTTAACGCTCAGATGCGTCTTGGAGGGCTGACCCAGGCCCCTGGCAACCCTGTCTTGGCTGTGCAGATCAATCAGGACAAGAACTTTGCTTTCCTGGAG TTCCGCTCTGTGGACGAGACCACCCAGGCCATGGCATTCGACGGCATCATCTTCCAGGGGCAGTCGCTGAAGATCCGCCGCCCCCATGATTATCAGCCGCTGCCCGGCATGTCTGAGAACCCATCTGTCTACGTGCCAG GCGTGGTGTCCACCGTGGTCCCGGACTCAGCTCACAAGCTCTTCATTGGGGGTTTGCCCAACTACCTGAACGACGATCAG GTGAAGGAGCTGCTGACTTCTTTTGGGCCCCTGAAGGCCTTCAACCTGGTGAAGGACAGCGCCACCGGGCTGTCCAAGGGTTACGCCTTCTGCGAGTACGTGGACATCAACGTCACAGACCAG ATTTCGAAGGCCATCGCCGGGCTGAACGGCATGCAACTGGGCGACAAGAAACTGCTGGTGCAGAGAGCCAGCGTCGGAGCCAAGAACGCCACGCTG AGCACGATAAACCAGACCCCGGTGACGCTGCAGGTGCCCGGGCTGATGAGCTCGCAGGTGCAGATGGGCGGGCACCCCACCGAGGTGCTGTGCCTCATGAACATGGTGCTGCCCGAGGAGCTGCTCGACGACGAGGAGTATGAGGAGATTGTGGAGGACGTGCGGGACGAGTGCAGCAAGTACGGGGTGGTCAAATCCATCGAGATCCCCCGGCCTGTTGACGGCGTCGAGGTGCCTGGCTGCGGCAAG atCTTCGTGGAATTCACCTCGGTCTTCGACTGCCAGAAGGCCATGCAGGGCCTCACCGGCCGCAAGTTCGCCAACAGAGTGGTGGTGACCAAGTACTGCGACCCCGACTCCTACCACCGCCGCGACTTCTGGTag
- the U2AF2 gene encoding splicing factor U2AF 65 kDa subunit isoform X3, which produces MSDFDEFERQLNENKQERDKENRHRKRSHSRSRSRERKRRSRSRERRNRDQRSVSRDRRRRRSPLNLAGPLSRSPRHEKKKKIRKYWDVPPPGFEHITPMQYKAMQAAGQIPATALLPTMTPDGLAVTPTPVPVVGSQMTRQARRLYVGNIPFGITEEAMMDFFNAQMRLGGLTQAPGNPVLAVQINQDKNFAFLEFRSVDETTQAMAFDGIIFQGQSLKIRRPHDYQPLPGMSENPSVYVPGVVSTVVPDSAHKLFIGGLPNYLNDDQVKELLTSFGPLKAFNLVKDSATGLSKGYAFCEYVDINVTDQISKAIAGLNGMQLGDKKLLVQRASVGAKNATLSTINQTPVTLQVPGLMSSQVQMGGHPTEVLCLMNMVLPEELLDDEEYEEIVEDVRDECSKYGVVKSIEIPRPVDGVEVPGCGKIFVEFTSVFDCQKAMQGLTGRKFANRVVVTKYCDPDSYHRRDFW; this is translated from the exons ATGTCCGACTTCGACGAGTTCGAGCGGCAGCTCAACGAGAACAAgcaag AGCGCGACAAGGAGAACCGTCACCGGAAGCGCAGCCATAGCCGCTCGCGGAGCCGCGAACGGAAACGCCGCAGCCGCAGCCGGGAGAGGCGCAACAGAGACCAGCGCAGTGTCTCGCGGGACCGCAGGCGACGCAG GTCACCCCTAAATCTCGCTGGTCCCTTGAG CCGCTCCCCCCGCcatgagaagaagaagaagatccGCAAGTACTGGGACGTGCCCCCGCCTGGGTTTGAGCACATCACCCCCATGCAGTACAAAGCCATGCAAG CCGCGGGTCAGATTCCAGCCACAGCTCTCCTCCCAACCATGACCCCTGACGGATTGGCCGTGACCCCCACCCCGGTCCCGGTGGTTGGCAGCCAGATGACCCGACAGGCCCGCCGCCTCTACGTTGGAAATATCCCCTTCGGCATCACTGAG GAGGCCATGATGGATTTCTTTAACGCTCAGATGCGTCTTGGAGGGCTGACCCAGGCCCCTGGCAACCCTGTCTTGGCTGTGCAGATCAATCAGGACAAGAACTTTGCTTTCCTGGAG TTCCGCTCTGTGGACGAGACCACCCAGGCCATGGCATTCGACGGCATCATCTTCCAGGGGCAGTCGCTGAAGATCCGCCGCCCCCATGATTATCAGCCGCTGCCCGGCATGTCTGAGAACCCATCTGTCTACGTGCCAG GCGTGGTGTCCACCGTGGTCCCGGACTCAGCTCACAAGCTCTTCATTGGGGGTTTGCCCAACTACCTGAACGACGATCAG GTGAAGGAGCTGCTGACTTCTTTTGGGCCCCTGAAGGCCTTCAACCTGGTGAAGGACAGCGCCACCGGGCTGTCCAAGGGTTACGCCTTCTGCGAGTACGTGGACATCAACGTCACAGACCAG ATTTCGAAGGCCATCGCCGGGCTGAACGGCATGCAACTGGGCGACAAGAAACTGCTGGTGCAGAGAGCCAGCGTCGGAGCCAAGAACGCCACGCTG AGCACGATAAACCAGACCCCGGTGACGCTGCAGGTGCCCGGGCTGATGAGCTCGCAGGTGCAGATGGGCGGGCACCCCACCGAGGTGCTGTGCCTCATGAACATGGTGCTGCCCGAGGAGCTGCTCGACGACGAGGAGTATGAGGAGATTGTGGAGGACGTGCGGGACGAGTGCAGCAAGTACGGGGTGGTCAAATCCATCGAGATCCCCCGGCCTGTTGACGGCGTCGAGGTGCCTGGCTGCGGCAAG atCTTCGTGGAATTCACCTCGGTCTTCGACTGCCAGAAGGCCATGCAGGGCCTCACCGGCCGCAAGTTCGCCAACAGAGTGGTGGTGACCAAGTACTGCGACCCCGACTCCTACCACCGCCGCGACTTCTGGTag